The Vanrija pseudolonga chromosome 1, complete sequence genomic sequence GTCAAATACTCCCACTTGCTCGTCGGAATACGGTCACCCGTGAGCGGGATGACGGTCTGCTGCTCGATAATGGCGAGACCGGCCGTGTCGTGTCCGACCGTGCGGAtcgccttgtcggcgtcatTGTCAACTATCGACTCGACGTGGGTGATTTCAAGGTCCTTGTCGTTGCCCGCCATGATGTTGCCCGATTGCGTTGTCGTGAGGTGGTTGGAGTCCCCAGCTGCCCCGCGAACTGGTCGCTTTAGTACTGTCCACCTCTTTGCGATCGTACAGCAAAGGCCGTTAAACCGGCGATCTTTTGCTTGGCCAATGTGTTCAGAAATGAGTAACGACAAGTGTTCCGAGTTGAGTGAACTCCTTCTCTCCACACCGTTCCCGAGAGGTACCCcgcaacggcgccgagctggcacGCGGCATTGCCCAGGCCACtcggtcgccctcgccgttATCGGGCCGTCTGGCGCCCCAGTCGGTCCGCGATGGGCACCAGAAGCGAGCCGCCACGGGGAGCTGTGTCCCGAGACGAGGGAAGCGAGGTGGGGGGGCCCATCTAGGCGGGCAAGACGAGGCATGGCGTGCCCGGCGGTCAGCAGAAtcgtcgaggcggagagCTGTCCGCCACTTGTCCGGGCGTTTGGTGGCACCCTTGACCCGAcccttcccccacccacaaATCCCACCGCTCTACGCCCACCCCTGGGCAGGGCCAAAGTTGGCACTCTGACAAACGTTGGCAGGCGTAAGCGACCGGTACGCAGTACGCGACACCGAACACCATGGCGCCAAGGAGCATATCCGGCGGTCTGGATCTAGGACACGCCCCGGATGGACGGGTAAAGCGGTCGGTTCTCGTCCGGAGTCCCTGCGGGAGCGTATCTCATCAGCTGCCGGGGCAAGGTTGCCCGTGGCCTCTTGCCcgtggcgggcgtggcggacTCGTCCGAAGACGCACGCACCCGCGGCCGTCCATGTGCTCTGCTCGCTTACCTATTCTTGTCCGACGTCAATGTTGTGCTTCTATTACGTCCAAGGTCGTCTGTGGTCCGTCAAGGACCGATTTATCGCAGTTGTAGTCACATGTTGCCCCAGCTGACCCGGTCAATACGCCTATCGTCGCGGCCCGACTCGCCGACCAACATCCGCGTGCGACCTCACGGGGGTCTGACGTCCGTGGTGAGTTCGGTACTCTCGGCCAGGGATTCGGGGACAGTTCGGCATCCCGCGAGGCTTAGGACGACGTATAACTCGGTGTGACTCCGCTGTTTGGCTTGTTGTCGCACTTTCAAGACTGAATCAGCCGTCATGAGCCCAGCGAACGGCATGCCGAATGGCCACTCGGCCAACGGAGGACAGTTTACCGCCAAGACATACCCCGTCAAGTCTACCGACGCGCGGTACAAGTTCTTACTCAAGCAGACGGAGAGGAGGTTGCGGGAAGGCTTCATTGTGAGTTGAGTTTGTCAGCCGCGTGACTGACGATGACAGGGCGGGTACTACGAGGACTACAACCTATCTGCCCTCCTGACAGCACACCGACTTGATGACGAGGCACATGTCAAGCTGGAGTACTGGGCCGCCCCAAATGGGTCCAAGGCTTCGTTCGACGAAGCCAAGAACCAAGTATACAAGCCCGTCAAGAAAGGTATCCGCCTCGGGCCCAACTGGTCCAACCACTGGTTCAAGGTCGAGGTGAACATTCCACCCGAGTATGCCAACTATGAGCGAGTGCAGCGTGAGTGTCTACGACTGACTCACACTCACACGCAGTCGAGTTTGACTTTGCTGGTGAAGGCCTGGTGTATGGTGAAGACGGTTTCGCGTACCAAGGCCTCACAGGTGGCGACTACAAtgagcgccgtgtcgactTCATCATCCCCGACAACCACCGTGCAGCAGGAGTTGGTCGATACTACATTGAGGCGAGCTGCAACGGCGTGTTTGGGATCAACGACGACATGTTCGGACCGAAGAATAATCACTTTGTGCGTCAGGCGCTGGTGCACTGCTGACGCCAGGTCGAGCAAACTTGGGAACTCATCACGGCCGACCTCGTTGTGCCCAACATGGACGCATGGCGCCTGAAGTGGGATTACGAGTTCCTCGTGCAGCTGTGGCAGCAACTGCCTGACGAGTCGTCACTGTCCCAGGTGGCGCGGTACACTGCCAACGAGATGATCAACCACTTCCGACGGGGAGACTTGGCGAGCTGTGCCGCGTCGCGCAAGGTTGCAGAGAAGGTGCTTGGGGACAACTGGGAGCgggatgtcgacgccgagtgcCAGCAGACCGTCACTGACGGTACGCTGTGGGCAATTGGCCACTGGTAAGTCCACCAGTCAACGTTGCATTCGCTGACGACCTCCAGCCACATTGACACGGGATGGCTGTGGCCCTACTCGGTCACACAGCAAAAGTCGGCACGGTCATGGTCCACGCAGCTGGACCTCATGGATCGATACCCCGAGTACGTCTTCTCGGCgacccagccccagcagtTCCAGTGGCTGCAGGACCTCTACCCCGAGTTGTTTGCACGCATTGTTGAGAAATCTCATGAGGGCAAGTTtgagccgctcggcgcgacctgGGTCGAGATGGACACCAACCTCCCGTCTGGTGaagccctcgcccgccagtTCCTCTACGGCCAGCGATACTTTAAGCGCGAGTTTGGGGCCTACAGCTCCACATTTGTGCTTCCCGACACATTCGGGTACTCGTCCCAATTGCCACAGATCTCGCGCCTGTCGCATGCTCCCAATTTCTTCACGCAGAAGATCTCGTGGAACGACACGTGAGTGCAGCTTGTGGGCATTGCTGACCGCAGCAACCCGTTCCCGCACACGACGTTCAACTGGGTCGGGCTCGATGGCACACAGGTGCTCGCACACATGACGCCAGTGGGGACCTACACGGCGCAGTGCAAGGTTGAGGACTTCCGCAAAGCCGTCACTGAGCATCGTAACCTCGAGGTCAGCAAGCATACGTTGCTGCTGTTCGGTAACGGTGATGGAGGCGGTGGACCCAACGCGCCCATGCTTGAgtcgctccgccgcgcgcgcgcgctcgtgacCAACCGGGACGATGCACCGGGCCACATCCCCAAGATCAAGTACGGCGGCAACTTTGGCGATTTCTTtgacgccgtgcgcgacgagacggccaaCGGCGCCACGCTGCCCAtctggcgaggcgagctgtACCTTGAGATCCATCGCGCGACGTACACGTCGGGCGCGTTTGTCAAGAAGGGCAACAGGGAAAGCGAGATCCTgatgcgcgaggccgagtacgcggcgacgatggcAAGCGTGTACCGCGACTACAGCTACCCCAAGGCCCGGCTCGACAAGGTGTGGCAGGACCTGCTGCTCAACCAGTTCCACGACGTGCTGCCAGGCTCGTCGATCAACAAGGTCTACGGCGAGGTGCGGGAGATGTACGACAGCATTCGGGCCAGTGCGCTCGAGGTTATCAAGGAAGCGTATGACGTGCTGTATGGAACCGACAAGGGTGCCAACGGCCTGGTAGGCATCAACACGCTGCCTGGTGTCGCtcgcgaggaggtggtcCAGGTGCCGAGTGGGTGGGGAAGCCAGGGCGAGTATGTCCTCCTTGCGAGTGACGGAGTGAGCGACGTCGCAGTGTCAGTCGAACCGACGGCTGCAGCGCCGACCGCGCGCCAAGTCGCTCCCGGGGTGTACGTGCTGGCCAACGCGGCCGTGGTCCTCCGCATCGAGGGCGGACGGATCACGAGCAttctcgaccttgccgaggagTAAGTTGTCCACCGTCGCCAGCTCGGCTGACGTGCAGGAAAGAGCTCATCCCCGAGGGAGAGACCGCCGGCTTCGTCGTGTACGAAGACCAGCCCAACTACTGGGACGCGTGGGACGTCGAGGCGTTCCATCTCGAGAAGGCCGACCAGCTGGTCttcgacgccgtcgaggtgctcaCCACGTCACCTGTGCGCGCGACCCTCCGAACAACGATCAAGTACAAGGCCAGCACGCTCGTCTTTGACCTCTCCCTGGACGCGACGTCCCGCACCCCCAAGCTGATCACCATCGATGCCGACGTCGACTGGCAGCAGTATCACGAGTTCCTCAAGTTCTACCTCCCCCTCACGATCAGTGCGGACAATGCGACCTACGACACGCAGTTCGGCGTCCTCCAGCGCCCGACGCACCGCAACACCTCGTGGGATGCCGCGCGCTACGAGGTCTGCGCGCACCGCTTCGCGGACCTCAGCGAGTGGGGTTACGGCGTGGCCATCGTCAACGAGTCCAAGTACGGCTACTCGACCACGGGCAATGTCATGACGCTGTCGCTCGTGCGCGGGAGCCGCATGCCggaccccgagctcgacatcgGCCAGCACCGGTTCAGCTTTGGCATCTACCCGCACACTGGGACGTTTGCCGAGAGCGACGTGCCGGCAGTCGCGAGCGCGTTCAATAACCCGTTTCGCTTGCGTCGCGCTGCGGAAAGGTTTGCAGGCAGCCCGGTGACgttgagcggcgcgcggaaCGTCGTGCTTGAGACGatcaagcgcggcgaggacgacggcgaggggacAAAGACAGTCATCGTGCGCCTCTTCGAACAGTATGGCGGCCGGGGTCGGGCAGTGCTCAACATGTGAGTTGAGATGGGGGGTGACGATGTAGCTGACAGACAGTGGTGCcagccttggcgtcgtcaaagccgaggtggtcgacaTCCTCGAGGAGCATGTCTCAGACTTGGAGCTCGTACCCACCGCGACCGGGGCGAAGGTTACTCTCCCGTGCCACGGGTTCGAGATCAAGACAGTCCGTCTGACTTTGTAGACACGGCGGGGTACGCGAGACACGGGCCAGGAGCCGGCGGTGAGATCAATCGAGTAGTTGGGATGTCAGAGGGCGTCTGTCCAGCAGCGATGCGTTACCGGCTGCGATGTGGTCAGTAAAGTGACGAGCAGTCTCGGGATGTGCAGTCAGGTCAGCCAGctgacctcgacggcggctcgggcaaggccgacgccTCTGCCTTGCCCCGCGGCCGTTCGTCCCGAAAGCATGTAGCTGCTTGTCTCGCCAAGATGTTCtgaagtcgacgacgcgggctgCCGAGACAAGTTGTTCCCCAGGCGGCGTGTGGAGGTTGTCCAGGGCTGACAGACGGAGTCGCCGAACCTCTGCCATCCTGCCTTTGTCGCTGACTGACTGCCTCGGCTCTCGTCAaccgcccagcgcggcaaACGCTTTGCGGAGCCCACTTTTGTTTGCAAAATGCTCGCCTGGCTTTGCTGCAGTTGCCCCTGCGGCAAGACGAGCCgacgggccggcgccgacaagatGCGGCGACATGGGTTGCTCGCAAGATCAATCACGCAATCTGCAGTATATGTTAGAATGGTTgggccgagcgagcaggcTCACAGACTTGAAGCCTCTCATCTTGTAATCTGACCCACTTCTCTGCTCTCTGTAATCGCACAGACCGGCTCTTCGCCATCAGACGCAACCTGCTCATCGACAACAACAGGCCATAAgacacacgcgcgcgccaccatgacggccaccaccaccactctcGACAACCCGTTCCCCACGTCGGTCAAGGCAGCCATGGCTGAGCCCAACTTCCCCCTGCccatcctcgacctctcgCAGCTCGACCAGGGAcccgaggctgccgagcgcTTCCGCACACAGCTGCGAGACGCGACGCACGACGTCGGCTTCTTCTACCTCGTCGGCACGGGCATCACCCCCGACCTCGAGTCGCGCCTCCTCTCCACCTCGCGCCAGTTCTTCGCCctccccgaggacgacaagctcgagatCGAGAACGTCAAGTCGCCCCACTTCCGTGGCTACACGcgtcttggcggcgagcgcaccaagggcaaggtcgacTGGCGCGAGCAGATCGACATTggccccgaggacgaggcgatcACCGACCGCGAGAACTCGCCCGActtcctccgcctcctcgggcCGAACCAGTGGCCCTCGGCCCTGCCGGCCCTCCAGCCCCTCGTGGACGAGTGGCAGACCAAGCTGATCGAGGTCGCCCGCAAGCTGCTCCGCGCATgggcgctcgccctcggcgccgaggaggactaCTTTGACCAGCATTTCGGCAAGCCCGCGACGCTGCTCAAGATTGTCCGCTACCCCGGCACGTCGGGCGAGGACCGCAACGCCCAGGGCGTCGGTGCCCACAAGGACGCCGGTGTGCTCACGCTGCTGTGGATCGAGCCTGGTGTCGCCGGCCTGCAGGTCGAGAAGGACGGCGAGTGGGTCGCTGCCCCCCCTGTCCCTGGCGCGTTCGTGGTCAACATTGGCGAGATGCTCGAGTACGCGACGCAAGGCTACCTCAAGGCGACCAACCACCGCGTCATTGCGCCTCTTGCTCCCGACGAGCGCATTTCCATTCCCTTCTTCTTCAAcccccagctcgacgccaacctGCCCCTCATTGACCTGCCAGAAGAGCTCAAGTCCGAGGCCAACGGCGTCACTGTCGACCCCACAAACGCCATCCACTCGCTCTACGGCCAGAACGCGCTCAAGTCGCGGCTGAGGGCCCACCCTGATGTTGCGGGCATCCaccacgccgacctcgtcgagaagTA encodes the following:
- the ams1_5 gene encoding Alpha-mannosidase: MSPANGMPNGHSANGGQFTAKTYPVKSTDARYKFLLKQTERRLREGFIGGYYEDYNLSALLTAHRLDDEAHVKLEYWAAPNGSKASFDEAKNQVYKPVKKGIRLGPNWSNHWFKVEVNIPPEYANYERVQLEFDFAGEGLVYGEDGFAYQGLTGGDYNERRVDFIIPDNHRAAGVGRYYIEASCNGVFGINDDMFGPKNNHFVEQTWELITADLVVPNMDAWRLKWDYEFLVQLWQQLPDESSLSQVARYTANEMINHFRRGDLASCAASRKVAEKVLGDNWERDVDAECQQTVTDGTLWAIGHCHIDTGWLWPYSVTQQKSARSWSTQLDLMDRYPEYVFSATQPQQFQWLQDLYPELFARIVEKSHEGKFEPLGATWVEMDTNLPSGEALARQFLYGQRYFKREFGAYSSTFVLPDTFGYSSQLPQISRLSHAPNFFTQKISWNDTNPFPHTTFNWVGLDGTQVLAHMTPVGTYTAQCKVEDFRKAVTEHRNLEVSKHTLLLFGNGDGGGGPNAPMLESLRRARALVTNRDDAPGHIPKIKYGGNFGDFFDAVRDETANGATLPIWRGELYLEIHRATYTSGAFVKKGNRESEILMREAEYAATMASVYRDYSYPKARLDKVWQDLLLNQFHDVLPGSSINKVYGEVREMYDSIRASALEVIKEAYDVLYGTDKGANGLVGINTLPGVAREEVVQVPSGWGSQGEYVLLASDGVSDVAVSVEPTAAAPTARQVAPGVYVLANAAVVLRIEGGRITSILDLAEEKELIPEGETAGFVVYEDQPNYWDAWDVEAFHLEKADQLVFDAVEVLTTSPVRATLRTTIKYKASTLVFDLSLDATSRTPKLITIDADVDWQQYHEFLKFYLPLTISADNATYDTQFGVLQRPTHRNTSWDAARYEVCAHRFADLSEWGYGVAIVNESKYGYSTTGNVMTLSLVRGSRMPDPELDIGQHRFSFGIYPHTGTFAESDVPAVASAFNNPFRLRRAAERFAGSPVTLSGARNVVLETIKRGEDDGEGTKTVIVRLFEQYGGRGRAVLNIGASLGVVKAEVVDILEEHVSDLELVPTATGAKVTLPCHGFEIKTVRLTL